TCTGGCCGAGCGTCTGGGTATTAAAGATCAGTACACAGAAGGTCGTACCCGTGACCAGTGGCTGGAACATCTGTATGCCGGTGCGAAACAGAAAGACGACAGAATTCCTACACTGGAAGCACTGCGCGAGCAGGGACCATGGCTGATTATGGCGCCGGAAGAAGGTCGTATTGCTCTGGAAGATTTCCGTAAAGATCCGGTGAATAATCCAGTTGGCACGCCATCCGGTCGTATCGAAATTTACTCCACCGGTCTGGAGAAAATCGCCAAAGAGTGGATTCTGCCGGAAGGTGATGTCATCACCCCGATTCCACAGTATGTGAATGCCTGGGAAAGCCATCTGGACCCGAAAACCAAAGACTTCCCGTTGCAGCTGGTGGGTTATCACACCAAAGGCCGGGTACATTCCACTTACCACAATATTCCCGAGCTGCGTGAAGCGGTGTTTGACGGTGTCTGGATGAACCCTGTAGATGCCGCTGCCCGCGGACTGAAGAGTGGTGACCGGATTCGTGTCTGGAATGACCGTGGTGAAATTCACGTCGCCGTTAAGGTAACACCACGCATCATGCCGGGTGTGACCGCACTGGGGCAGGGCGCCTGGTTCAAACCAAACCGTAAAGGTATCGACAAGGGTGGCTGCCTTAACACGCTGACCTCCGAACGTCCGACACCTTTGTCCAAAGGTAACGGACAGCACACCATGCTGGTTGAAATCGCCAAGATCTGAGGGTACTGAATAAATGGCTCAAATGGGATTCTATGTCGATACCAGTAAGTGTACCGGCTGTAAAACCTGTCAACTGTCTTGTAAAGACACAAACGACCTGCCTGTAGGGGTCAACTACCGTCGTGTTTACGAATACGCCGGTGGTGACTGGGTGCAGCATGAAGATGGCACCTTCAGCAACGATGTGTTTGCTTACTATGTGTCTGTCAGCTGTAATCACTGCGCCGAACCAGCCTGTGCCAAAGCCTGTCCTACAGGTGCCATGCACAAGCGCGAAGAAGACGGTCTGGTGGTCGTCAATGACAGCGTATGCGTCGGCTGTCGTTACTGTGAAATGGCTTGCCCCTACGGTGCGCCGCAGTTTAACCCGGTCAAGAAAGTCATGAGCAAGTGCGATGGCTGCTACAAGCGTGTTGCTGAAGGTCAGCAACCGGTTTGTGTCGAGTCCTGCCCGCTGCGTGCGCTGGAGTTTGGCCCGATCGACGAACTGTGTGCCAAATACGGCAGCCGCGCCGATGTGGCACCACTGCCGGATCCAAAGCTGACTGATCCATCGCTGATCATTGGCACCTGTCGCAATACCCGCCTGACCGGTGACACCACAGGCAAAATCGAGAATCCACAGGAGGTGTAATCGTGAGTCAGTTATCTCTGGTTTTCTTTACCGTTCTGGCGCAGAGCGCCGTCGGTTTATTCGTTGCACTGGGTTTGGTGGAAATGCTCGCCAAACCGAACGAGCAGGTCATGACCCGCTCGTTCATGGCGGTGTTTGTCCTGCTGGGTATTGGTGCTGTGGCATCGGTGACTCATCTGGCGCAGCCGCTGCGTATGTTTAATGTGATGTTTGGTGTGGCTCACGCTTCGCCACTGAGTCTGGAAATTGTGGCACTGAGCCTGTTTGGTGGTGCAGGTGTCGTTTATACCGCCATGCGCCTGTTCGGTATTGCGCCGGGCCTGCAAAAGCTGTTGCTGCCTGTCGCCATGGTGCTGGGTATCGTACTGATTCTGGCCATTGCCAAAGTGTACACGCTGGCGACTGTGCCAACCTGGAACAGCAACTGGACCACTTTCCAGTTCCTGATGACGGCTGCTGTGGTAGGCCCTCTGGCAGCCGCTGCACTGTTGCGTTTCCAGTCCGTTGAACTGGGTGCTGTGCAAATGCTGGCTGACAAAGCGTTGGCGACCACCGTACTGATGACCATGGCGATGGCTCTGGTTGGTTATGTGGGTTATCTGTTCTGGCTGGGACAGTTGCCGGTAGCCGTTAATCCTCTGGCGATGCTGAGCTATGGTCAGATGCTGGCAATGGTTCGCATGGTACTGCTGGTGGGTGGTGTGCTGATGTTTGCAGTGTCTGCCCTGCGTGGCGGCAGCTGTGGCTATCAGGCCGCTACCAGCTTTGTGATGGTGCTGGTGTCCGAGTTTATGGGACGCGCCTTCTTCTACGATATCTACCTGAGTGCCGGCTCCGGCATGTAATACCCTATAGGGTATTAGTGATATCGTCTGACAGCCCCGAACTATTTGTTACTGGTTTCGGGGTTGTTTTTTCTTCACTTGAACAAATTCCGGGTAGGTATCAATTGGGCAGTTAGTACTGTTTGGTCAATGTCAGACTACCTCCAGCCCCGATGATTTAAAGCAGGCAAAAACGTCTTTTCCAACACCCAGTTGCAATCGGTCAAACGATTTTCTGGTGATCTGGCAGATCAACTCCTGTTCACCCAGACTCAGGCAGAGTAATACGTGATGATTACCTTGCTCCTGTACGCTGGCAACATGAACCGGAATGCAGTTCAGGATACTGGATGATTCCAGTGGTGTGAGTGTCAGACTGATTTCACTGGCTGGCAGCACGACCCTGACCTGAGTGTTTTCAGGAATATCGAGCTGACCCACATGCAGCTGGTGTCCATCGACCTGGATATCGGTCAGTCCATAGTGAGGGTGATGTTCCAATACCGTGGCGTCCAGAGCAGACAGCTTCTGGTCATTGTTGCCCTGATCTTCCAGACGATTAATCAACCGACGACAGCTGCCTTTTTCAATCACCTGACCCTGATGCATGAGCAACAAGTTGTCTGCCAGTCGTGCTACCTCTTCTTTCGAATGGCTGACAAATACCACAGGGATATTAAATTCCCGCTGAATCTGTTTCAGGCAGGGCATGATGCTGAGTCTGGAAGACCAGTCCAGCGATGCCAGCGGTTCATCCATTAACAGCAGGGAAGGGGCATTAACCAGCGTACGGGCAATGGCAACCCGCTGCTTTTCACCACCGGAGAGTTTATCGACGGTTCGCTCCAGCAAGTGTCTGATGCCCACCTGTTCAATGATGTCATCAAAGGATAGGGCAGACTGATCTGGCGTTGCACGTTTCAGGGCAAACTGCAGATTGCCCATAACCGTCAGGTGCGGGAACAGTCTGGCTTCCTGAAAAATGTAACCAATGCCTCGCTGTTCGGGGGGAAGAAAAACCCCCTGCTCCGAGTCCAGCCATGTGCGACCATTACAGGTTATTTTGCCCTGAACGCCTTTTTCCAATCCGGCAAGGCAGCGCAGCAGTGAGGTTTTGCCACATCCGGAGGAACCCATAATGCCCCAGATGCTGTCCAGAGACAGACTCTGCTCTACCTTTATATGAAAATGATCTCTGGGTAACTCCAGAGCAAACTGCAGGGTGTTGGACTCCATCAACGCAGGCTTCCTCGACGGTCAATACTGTACAGCACGACCAGTAATGTCATGGCAAAGGCCAGCAGACCTCCGGCAATGGTGTGGGCGGTATCAAACTGTTGGGTTTCCACCGCATCAAACAGGGCAATGGACAATACCTGGGTTTCGCCGGGAATATTGCCACCAATCATTAGCACAACACCAAACTCGCCAATGGTATGGGCAAAGCCCATGCAGGCGGCCAGCAACAGTGCCCGCCGGGTGTTGGGCAAGACGATATTGATAAACCGGTCCAGACGACGTGCGCCCAACATGGCAGCGGCTTCGAGCAATCCGTGATCGAGTTGTTCAAAAGAACGCTGCAGGGGTTGTACGACAAAAGGCAGGGAATACAGTACCGAGGCGACGACCAGTCCGGAAAAGCTGAATGCCAGTGTCGAACCGGTCATATTGAGCCAGAACTGCCCTATGGGGTTGTTAGGCGAAAAGGCCAGCAGCAGATAAAAGCCCAGAACGGTGGGAGGCAAAACCATTGGCAGGCCAACCAGTGCTTCTATAACCGGGCACCAGCGACTGCGCATGGTAGACAGTTTCCATGCCAGCGGGATACCAATCACCATCAGAATAAGTGTGGTGACAAACGCCAGTTTCAGGGTCAGCCAGACTGCTGCTGATAACATTTATGGGGTTTCCTTACTTCGCGGGTCGATAACCCTGACTTGCAATATAAGCCTGACTGGTGTCGTTGAGCAGATAATCCATGAACGCTCTGGCTTTGGGTTCTTTACTCTGTTTTAACAGCACCAGCTCCTGCCGGATGGGAGCATGATAGCTCTCTGGAATGTCCAGTATCCGATTCTTCGGTTGATCCAGTACCTGTGCTTTTGCCACCAGACCCAGATCAACATTGCCACTGGCAACAAACTGCCAGGCCTGCTGAATGCTGGCACCCTGCACCAGTCGGCCCTGATAACCCTGCCAGAGGTTCATTTTTTCCAGTGTTTGCTGTGCTGCCGCACCATAGGGAGCCAGTGCCGGATTGGCAATCGCCAGACGACCTTTATAGGCTTCCAGTGTTTTCAGTGTGACCGGCTGATCCCTATGACTCCAGAGAACCAGACGACCATAGGCATAGGTTTTACGGCTGTCAGGTACAATGAGGCCATTTTTTTCAAGCATGGCCGGACGTTCGTCGTCGGCAGACAGAAACAGGTCAAAAGGCGCACCATGACTGATCTGGTTGTAGAGAATGCCGGACGATGCCGAAGAAACCAGCACTCTGGCATCGTGCTTCTTTTCAAACTGTTCAGCCAGTACGTCCAGAACGGGTTTGAAGTTGGCGGCTACGGCGACCCGGATGGTGGAGGCAGAAGCCAATGGGCTGATCAATATTATCAACAGCGACAGGCAACAAAACAGTTTATTTCGTACTAACCCTGCCATCGTTGTGCAGCATCCTTGTCACTTTGCCGTTCTTCAATCCAGCGGTCACCTTCGGGTGTTGTTTCTTTCTTCCAGAAAGGAGCGCGGGTTTTCAGGTAATCCATAATAAAATCGCAGGCAGCAAATGCGTCCTGTCGATGGGCACTGGCAGTGCCGACAAAAACGATGCGATCGGTCGGATGCAGTTGACCGACCCGATGAATCACACTCACTGCATAGAGCGACCAGCGTTCACTGGCTTCATCAATGATGGTTTGCAGGGCGCTTTCGGTCATGCCCGGGTAGTGTTCCAGATACAAACCACTGACATGATCGTCGAGGTTATTGTCCCGTACCAGTCCGGTAAACGTAACAACGCCGCCCACCGCAGCATTGTCGGATAACCTTGCCTGCTCCAGAGCCGGGTCAAAATCGTCGGTTTGGACAGAAAGGTGAACAGTGGTTGTCATGATGATTAACCACCTGTGACCGGTGGGAAAAAGGCGACTTCGTCACCGTCTTTCAGTTCGGCATCACGGCGGGTCATGGCCTGATTCACCGCCACCAGAGTTCGGCCATCTTCCATCACCTCACGCCAGTCGTCGCCTTTTTCCGACAACTGTTTGCGCAGTTCCGAAAGCGTAGCTGGCTGCTCGTCGGCAGATAGCATCAGTTCATTACAGTTCAGCTGCTCACGGTAGCTGGCAAAAAATAATACTTTCATCATGTTTTTACATCACTGTAGGTTGGGACGAGCGAAGCGACCTCCCAACACGGGAGCTGAATGCAGTCACCGTAGTAGGATTCAATTCAGGCTACTGTGTTTATATCAAGTCACCGTGTTGGGAGGTCGCGTTCCGCTCGTCCCAACCTACGTATCATTGCAAGTAATTAGTGGCTGGCTTTATAGTGACCGCTTTTGCCGCCACTCTTTTCCAGTACCCGAACTCCGTCAATCTGCATGTCTTTGTCTGCCGCTTTGCACATGTCGTAAATGGTCAGGGCGGCGACAGATGCGGCCGTCAGGGCTTCCATTTCAACGCCGGTTTTACCGCTTAAACGACAGCAGCTTTCAATGCGAATGCGGTGGTGTTCTGGCTGTACTTCGAACTCGATGCCAATGTAGTTCAGCATTAACGGATGACAGAGGGGAATCAGGGTTCCGCACTGCTTTGCCGCCTGAATACCGGCAATACGAGCCACAGCCAGTACGTCACCTTTTTTCAGGCCATTGTCCTGAACCAGTACCAGGGTTTCCGGTTTCATGGTGATGTAGCCTTCGGCTCTGGCTTCACGACGAGTGGCG
Above is a window of Endozoicomonas montiporae CL-33 DNA encoding:
- a CDS encoding DMSO/selenate family reductase complex B subunit gives rise to the protein MAQMGFYVDTSKCTGCKTCQLSCKDTNDLPVGVNYRRVYEYAGGDWVQHEDGTFSNDVFAYYVSVSCNHCAEPACAKACPTGAMHKREEDGLVVVNDSVCVGCRYCEMACPYGAPQFNPVKKVMSKCDGCYKRVAEGQQPVCVESCPLRALEFGPIDELCAKYGSRADVAPLPDPKLTDPSLIIGTCRNTRLTGDTTGKIENPQEV
- a CDS encoding dimethyl sulfoxide reductase anchor subunit family protein, with the translated sequence MSQLSLVFFTVLAQSAVGLFVALGLVEMLAKPNEQVMTRSFMAVFVLLGIGAVASVTHLAQPLRMFNVMFGVAHASPLSLEIVALSLFGGAGVVYTAMRLFGIAPGLQKLLLPVAMVLGIVLILAIAKVYTLATVPTWNSNWTTFQFLMTAAVVGPLAAAALLRFQSVELGAVQMLADKALATTVLMTMAMALVGYVGYLFWLGQLPVAVNPLAMLSYGQMLAMVRMVLLVGGVLMFAVSALRGGSCGYQAATSFVMVLVSEFMGRAFFYDIYLSAGSGM
- the modC gene encoding molybdenum ABC transporter ATP-binding protein, with protein sequence MESNTLQFALELPRDHFHIKVEQSLSLDSIWGIMGSSGCGKTSLLRCLAGLEKGVQGKITCNGRTWLDSEQGVFLPPEQRGIGYIFQEARLFPHLTVMGNLQFALKRATPDQSALSFDDIIEQVGIRHLLERTVDKLSGGEKQRVAIARTLVNAPSLLLMDEPLASLDWSSRLSIMPCLKQIQREFNIPVVFVSHSKEEVARLADNLLLMHQGQVIEKGSCRRLINRLEDQGNNDQKLSALDATVLEHHPHYGLTDIQVDGHQLHVGQLDIPENTQVRVVLPASEISLTLTPLESSSILNCIPVHVASVQEQGNHHVLLCLSLGEQELICQITRKSFDRLQLGVGKDVFACFKSSGLEVV
- the modB gene encoding molybdate ABC transporter permease subunit, which translates into the protein MLSAAVWLTLKLAFVTTLILMVIGIPLAWKLSTMRSRWCPVIEALVGLPMVLPPTVLGFYLLLAFSPNNPIGQFWLNMTGSTLAFSFSGLVVASVLYSLPFVVQPLQRSFEQLDHGLLEAAAMLGARRLDRFINIVLPNTRRALLLAACMGFAHTIGEFGVVLMIGGNIPGETQVLSIALFDAVETQQFDTAHTIAGGLLAFAMTLLVVLYSIDRRGSLR
- the modA gene encoding molybdate ABC transporter substrate-binding protein, whose product is MISPLASASTIRVAVAANFKPVLDVLAEQFEKKHDARVLVSSASSGILYNQISHGAPFDLFLSADDERPAMLEKNGLIVPDSRKTYAYGRLVLWSHRDQPVTLKTLEAYKGRLAIANPALAPYGAAAQQTLEKMNLWQGYQGRLVQGASIQQAWQFVASGNVDLGLVAKAQVLDQPKNRILDIPESYHAPIRQELVLLKQSKEPKARAFMDYLLNDTSQAYIASQGYRPAK
- the moaE gene encoding molybdopterin synthase catalytic subunit MoaE; protein product: MTTTVHLSVQTDDFDPALEQARLSDNAAVGGVVTFTGLVRDNNLDDHVSGLYLEHYPGMTESALQTIIDEASERWSLYAVSVIHRVGQLHPTDRIVFVGTASAHRQDAFAACDFIMDYLKTRAPFWKKETTPEGDRWIEERQSDKDAAQRWQG
- the moaD gene encoding molybdopterin converting factor subunit 1, with product MMKVLFFASYREQLNCNELMLSADEQPATLSELRKQLSEKGDDWREVMEDGRTLVAVNQAMTRRDAELKDGDEVAFFPPVTGG
- the moaC gene encoding cyclic pyranopterin monophosphate synthase MoaC; the protein is MSLTHTDAQGKASMVDVGDKDATRREARAEGYITMKPETLVLVQDNGLKKGDVLAVARIAGIQAAKQCGTLIPLCHPLMLNYIGIEFEVQPEHHRIRIESCCRLSGKTGVEMEALTAASVAALTIYDMCKAADKDMQIDGVRVLEKSGGKSGHYKASH